From the genome of Maniola jurtina chromosome 10, ilManJurt1.1, whole genome shotgun sequence, one region includes:
- the LOC123868964 gene encoding uncharacterized protein LOC123868964: protein MEWSGDSSLKPTETQKSKEEPQPRYETSKRGYKLMHLGGYKYCIKTDSIDGDIETTWWHCFTHSKEACKATVVTQDEKIIAKNTVHDHKNRRSRRDRKSRRDRDNRAGKKPNKSASLNSRGQRSIR from the exons ATGGAGTGGAGTGGCG ATTCATCTCTAAAACCAACCGAAACCCAAAAATCTAAGGAGGAACCCCAACCACGCTACGAAACTTCAAAGCGAGGTTACAAACTGATGCATCTCGGTGGTTACAAATACTGCATCAAAACCGACTCAATAGACGGTGATATTGAGACCACCTGGTGGCATTGCTTCACTCACAGCAAGGAGGCCTGCAAGGCAACAGTAGTGACACAGGACGAAAAGATCATCGCTAAGAATACAGTCCACGATCACAAAAATAGACGATCCCGAAGAGATAGGAAGTCTCGAAGAGATAGGGATAACAGAGCGGGGAAAAAACCGAACAAGAGTGCTTCTTTGAACTCGCGTGGACAGCGTTCCATACGAtga